ATCCGTATCGTTACTACCGCTGGTGAGCATCGCCGCATTCGCCGCCGTCCGGTCGCCGTGCCGGGCGGCGGTTTTTCGTTGCGCCGCTCTCAGCGGAAGGAAAATCGAAATTTTTCTTTATTCTGTCGTTCGGTCCATGAAAAAAACGGAAAACGATGTTATACTATTGCTGAATCCGAATCCATTCAGGGAGGATGAAGCGCATGAAATACGGAATTTATTACGCCTACTGGGAACAGGAGTGGACCGCCGACTATTTCAAGTATATTGAAAAGGCGGCCCGGCTCGGGTTCGATTGTCTCGAGATTGCCTGCACCCCGCTGCCGGAGTACTCCGCGTCAAAACTCGCCGACCTCAGGAAATGCGCCGCCGACCACGGCATTTTCCTGACTGCCGGACACGGCCCGAACGCCTCTCAGAACCTCGCCAGCGCCGATCCGGCCGTAGCTGCCGGCGCGAAAAAGTTCTATGTCGATCTGCTCAGGAAACTTGAGATCCTCGATATCCACACCATCGGCGGCGGCATTTACAGCTACTGGCCGGTCGATTACTCCAGGCCGGTCGACAAGGCCGGAGACTGGGCCCGCAGCGTCGCAAACGTCCGCGAAGTCGGCAGGGTCGCCCGCGATTGCGGCGTGGATTACTGTCTCGAGGTCCTGAACCGCTTCGAGGGGTATTTGCTCAACACCGCCGCCGAGGGAGTGGCGTTCGTGCGCGAAGTCGATGTGCCGGCCGTCAAGGTCATGCTCGACACCTTCCATATGAATATCGAAGAGGACGACATCGGCGGCGCGATCCGCTCCGCGAAGGGCGTGCTCGGGCATTTTCACACCGGCGAATGCAACCGACGGGTTCCCGGCAAAGGGCGCACCCCGTGGCATGAAATCGCCTGCGCGCTCCGCGACATCGACTACCGGGGCAGTGTGGTCATGGAACCTTTCGTCCGCATGGGCGGCACCGTCGGCAGCGATATCAAAATCTGGCGCGACATCAGCTGCGGCGCCGATGAAGCGCGGCTCGATGCCGATGCGGCGTCCGCACTCGAATTTGAACGTTATATGTTTGAAACTCTCTGAAGGATGGACTGCTATGAAGAATGAATTCGTATGGGGCGTCTCCAGTTCCGCATTTCAGATCGAAGGCGCCACCTCCGAAGGGGGCCGCGGGCTCTCGACCTGGGATGTCTACACGCGCACGCCCGGCAAAATCCTGAACGGCGACACCGCCGACATCGCCTGCGACCACTATCACCGTTACCGGGAGGACGTCAAGCTCATGGCGGAGCTCGGCGTTACCGGCTACCGTTTCTCGATCGCATGGCCGCGGATCGTTCCGGACGGCGTCGGAGCGCCCAATCCGGCCGGCATCGCCTTTTACAGCGATCTGATCGATACGCTGCTCGAGTACGGCATTCAGCCGTATCCGACGCTCTACCACTGGGATTTGCCGGTCATCAATCAGTTCGTCGCCGACGGCTGGCTTTCGCGGCAGACGGCGGAGGCGTTCGCCCGTTATGCCGGAATCTGCTTCGAGGCTTTCGGCGACCGGGTCAGGCACTGGATCACGCTGAATGAATCGTGGTGTTCGGCGGTCATCGGCTACGGGCTCGGCGCGTTCCCGCCGGGACGCCGGGATTCGGAGCAGCCGTATCTGGCCGCCCACAATCTCCTGCTCGCGCACGCCATGGCGGCGCGAACCTTCCGCGAGGGGGGCTTCGACGGGCAGATCGGCATCGCCAACAACTGCGACTGGCGGGAGCCGCTGACCGGGGCGGAGGCGGACCGGCAGGCGGCTGAACGGGCGCTGCAGTTCTTCTAC
The sequence above is drawn from the Victivallis lenta genome and encodes:
- a CDS encoding sugar phosphate isomerase/epimerase family protein; its protein translation is MKYGIYYAYWEQEWTADYFKYIEKAARLGFDCLEIACTPLPEYSASKLADLRKCAADHGIFLTAGHGPNASQNLASADPAVAAGAKKFYVDLLRKLEILDIHTIGGGIYSYWPVDYSRPVDKAGDWARSVANVREVGRVARDCGVDYCLEVLNRFEGYLLNTAAEGVAFVREVDVPAVKVMLDTFHMNIEEDDIGGAIRSAKGVLGHFHTGECNRRVPGKGRTPWHEIACALRDIDYRGSVVMEPFVRMGGTVGSDIKIWRDISCGADEARLDADAASALEFERYMFETL
- a CDS encoding glycoside hydrolase family 1 protein, which produces MKNEFVWGVSSSAFQIEGATSEGGRGLSTWDVYTRTPGKILNGDTADIACDHYHRYREDVKLMAELGVTGYRFSIAWPRIVPDGVGAPNPAGIAFYSDLIDTLLEYGIQPYPTLYHWDLPVINQFVADGWLSRQTAEAFARYAGICFEAFGDRVRHWITLNESWCSAVIGYGLGAFPPGRRDSEQPYLAAHNLLLAHAMAARTFREGGFDGQIGIANNCDWREPLTGAEADRQAAERALQFFYGWFTDPLVFGEYPEMMREKLGCRLPEFTSDERKFVAGSVDFLGLNHYTTLYASAEPPAVGCDIGPNGNGGMIADQDVFLSVDPAWVQTDMVWSIVPWGLRKMLNWVGERYPGIPVYVTENGCSCPEPDVESALNDTMRQEYLKAYTASCLAARDEDGVDVRGYFCWTLLDNFEWTSGYARHFGLVRCTPSDLTRIRKGGFRTYRDIIAAN